In the Deltaproteobacteria bacterium GWC2_65_14 genome, TTGTCCAGGGCGGAGGCGGACCGCTTCATCCTCAGCCGGAAGATCTCCTCCCGCAGCTCCGTCTCCTTGTGGCGAAGCTCCTCGACGACGAGGTCGCTCAGTTCCTTCTTCTTCATCCGCGCCTACCCCTCCCGCGACAGGAACTTGGTCTGGATCGGTAGCTTATGCGAGGCGAGCCGGAAGGCGGCACGGGCCGTCGCCTCGTCCACTCCCTCGATCTCGTAGAGGACGAGCCCTGGGCGCACCACGCACACCCATTCCTCCGGGGCCCCTTTTCCCTTGCCCATGCGGGTTTCCGCGGCCTTCTTCGTGATCGGCTTGTCCGGAAAGAGGCGGATCCAGATCTTTCCGCCGCGCTTCACGAACCGCGTCATCGCCACGCGGGCCGCCTCGATCTGGCGGGAGGTAATCCAGCCCGCAGTGGTGGCCTTGACCCCGAAATCCCCGAAGTTCAGGCTGTTCCCGGCCTGCGCCTTCCCTCTCCTGCGGCCTTTCTGCATCTTCCGGAATTTCACCCGCTTCGGCGCCAGCATCCCAGTCGTCTCCTATCCTGTGGTGGACCCGTCGGCGGAGGGGAGCACTTCCCCCTTGTAGATCCAGACCTTCACGCCGATCTTGCCGTAGGTGGTCCTCGCCTCGGCAAACCCGTAGTCGATATCCGCCCGGAGGGTGTGCAGAGGGACCCGGCCTTCCCGGTACCACTCCGAGCGTGCCATTTCCGCGCCTCCCAGTCGCCCGGCAACGTTGATCTTGATCCCCTTGGCTCCGAGTTTCATCGAGGAGAGAACCGTCTTCTTCATCGCCCGCCGGAACGCCACACGCCGCTCGAGCTGCATCGCCACGTTCTCGGCGGTCAGCTGGGCGTCCGTCTCCGGCCTCCGGATCTCCTGGATCGTGATGGTGACCTCCTTCTTCGCGAACTTCTGGAGGTCCTTCTTCAGGGTCTCGATCTCCGCGCCCTTCTTTCCGATCACGATCCCGGGCCTCGCGGTGTGGATGATGACGTGCACCCGGTTCGACTTCCGCTCGATCTCCACCACGGAGACCCCGGCGTGGGTCAACCGCTTCTTGACGAAGGAGCGGATCCGCAGATCCTCCTGGAGATTCGCGCCGTACTCCTTCTCGGCGTACCAGCGGGATCTCCAGTCCTTGATGATCCCCAGGCGAAACCCGTACGGATGTACCTTCTGTCCCAATGACGCCTCCCTGTTCCGTTCTGCCCGTGTTTAGCGCTCGTCCAGCACGATCGTGATGTGGCTCGTCCGCCGGCGGTACCGGTGGGCCCTTCCCATCGGGGCGGGGCGGAATCGCTTCTGGGAGGTCCCCTGGTTCACGAACGCGCTCTTCACGAAGAGGCTGTCCACGTCGATGACCCCGGTCTGCCCCGCGTTCGCCATGGCGGAATCGAGCACCTTCCGGACGGTGCGGGCCGACGCCTTGTTCGCCAGCCGCAGGATGGTCCGGGCGTCCTCGATCCTCTTTCCCCGGATCAGGTCGACCACGAGTCGGGCCTTCCTCGGGGAAACCCGCACGAATCTCAGCGTCGCTTTCGCTTCCATCGGCCTTCGTCCTCCCCGTCGTCCCGCCTACTTCTTCACCTTGGCCTTCCGGTCCCCCGAATGGCCGTGGAAGGTGCGCGTCGGCGAAAACTCCCCGAGCTTGTGGCCCACCATGTTCTCCGTCACGAACACCGGCATGAACTTGCGGCCGTTGTGCACGGCGAAGGTGAATCCCACCATGTCCGGCGTGATGGTGGACCGCCTGGACCAGGTCTTGATGATCTTCTTGTCGTTCTGGTCGATCGC is a window encoding:
- a CDS encoding 50S ribosomal protein L29; this translates as MKKKELSDLVVEELRHKETELREEIFRLRMKRSASALDNKMLIRNRRKDLARVITYLRQKAEGEAG
- a CDS encoding 50S ribosomal protein L16, with the translated sequence MLAPKRVKFRKMQKGRRRGKAQAGNSLNFGDFGVKATTAGWITSRQIEAARVAMTRFVKRGGKIWIRLFPDKPITKKAAETRMGKGKGAPEEWVCVVRPGLVLYEIEGVDEATARAAFRLASHKLPIQTKFLSREG
- a CDS encoding 30S ribosomal protein S3; its protein translation is MGQKVHPYGFRLGIIKDWRSRWYAEKEYGANLQEDLRIRSFVKKRLTHAGVSVVEIERKSNRVHVIIHTARPGIVIGKKGAEIETLKKDLQKFAKKEVTITIQEIRRPETDAQLTAENVAMQLERRVAFRRAMKKTVLSSMKLGAKGIKINVAGRLGGAEMARSEWYREGRVPLHTLRADIDYGFAEARTTYGKIGVKVWIYKGEVLPSADGSTTG
- a CDS encoding 50S ribosomal protein L22; the encoded protein is MEAKATLRFVRVSPRKARLVVDLIRGKRIEDARTILRLANKASARTVRKVLDSAMANAGQTGVIDVDSLFVKSAFVNQGTSQKRFRPAPMGRAHRYRRRTSHITIVLDER
- a CDS encoding 30S ribosomal protein S19, which codes for MARSVKKGPYVEPNLERKLRRAIDQNDKKIIKTWSRRSTITPDMVGFTFAVHNGRKFMPVFVTENMVGHKLGEFSPTRTFHGHSGDRKAKVKK